From one Halosimplex rubrum genomic stretch:
- a CDS encoding (2Fe-2S)-binding protein → MSTHDISLTVDGTTEELTVESRTLLVHALRDELGYTAPNVGCESGKCGACTVEMDGDAVKSCTVLAVQADDSDVTTAAGLAEGGLDPVQRAFHDEHGLQCGYCTPGMLATTHQLLDENPDPTRAEIRTALKGNVCRCTGYGNVVDAVETAAERLSDAESSAEPAGSEGERDQRAEPPRPEGED, encoded by the coding sequence ATGTCGACACACGATATCTCACTCACGGTGGACGGGACGACCGAGGAGTTGACCGTCGAGTCGCGGACGCTGCTGGTCCACGCGCTGCGGGACGAGCTGGGGTACACCGCGCCGAACGTCGGCTGCGAGAGCGGCAAGTGCGGCGCCTGCACGGTCGAGATGGACGGTGACGCGGTCAAGTCCTGTACGGTGCTGGCGGTCCAGGCCGACGACAGCGACGTGACGACCGCCGCCGGCCTCGCCGAGGGGGGCCTCGACCCCGTCCAGCGGGCGTTCCACGACGAACACGGCCTGCAGTGCGGCTACTGTACCCCCGGAATGCTCGCGACGACCCACCAGCTACTCGACGAGAACCCCGACCCCACCCGCGCCGAGATCCGGACGGCGCTGAAAGGGAACGTCTGTCGCTGTACGGGGTACGGCAACGTCGTCGACGCCGTCGAGACGGCGGCCGAACGACTCTCGGACGCCGAGTCGTCCGCCGAGCCGGCGGGCTCGGAGGGCGAGCGGGACCAGCGCGCGGAACCGCCGCGGCCGGAGGGCGAGGACTGA